In the Salvia miltiorrhiza cultivar Shanhuang (shh) chromosome 8, IMPLAD_Smil_shh, whole genome shotgun sequence genome, ATGATGGGTTTGTTGTCCACCATCTGAAACTCTAGCCATTTTCCGACAACGTACTTCTTTAGTCCAGCGTCATCACCACCATATTTCTTTTCCAGAGCCTCCCATATTTCCTTTGCCGAACGACGATTGACGAAAAGATCGAAGAGGCTATTCGTCATGTGGTTTAGAATGTGACCACGAACAATTTTGTTGTCTTTTTGGTATTTGGCCAGACCGTTGTCATCGGGTGGAGGAGGCGGGGCATTGGCTGTACCGCCAACGTCGACGACAATCGTGGTGACAGATGGAGGAGCAGCAGGGGCTTTCTCGAACAGCACGTAGTCAACTTCGAGTTGCTCGAAGAAGATTAGAAGTTTCTGAGACCATCTCTTGTAGTTTGATCCGTTCAAAGGTTCCAACTTCGACAAATCGGGCAGAGCACGACTTGACAAGGCCATTAGACTGCTTTTAAATTGTTGGAACAGCCACACCTTGGCTGCTACAAAAGAATCACGCAGAATTCTCTGCGCACGCCACCTGCTCGACAAAAGTCCCGAACCTGCAAAACAGAGTAGAAGAAGAGAAACAAGAATCGAAACTGTGCCGCGGCGCACCGCTGCCTTAAAAGCAATCTCGGCAGACCCTTTGGTGTCAAGTCTCGTTGCCGAACGCTTCCCAAGGTTAACACAGCAATCCGTCAATTACGTGCACTCGTAGAAGACGGAGTGGAGACGCTTTGTAGTtcaagaagagaagaagaagtatGTGAGTTGTGTAAGGTAAAAGAAAAATTGTTGCTTGTGTGGATGGAAGAAATAGCAGCCGTTCCCTGCTATTTAATGGAGTCGCTGCATGGTGGAGATGATGGGATTCAAGATGAAGAGGCAGCTCCCACCCCACTCCCATAAATCGTGTGTTCTGTTGCTAACCACAAAAGAAATGGTCAAGGGCACAAATAAGCTCTACATTGGGCCACAATAAAGGTCCaaagttaaataaaataaatgggcTGTGTTCTATTCCTACAACATAAGAGTATCATAGTAGGATGAGAAAAGTACAGATTTGAGCAGAATGATTATCATAACAAGAAACAAAAGCAGAAATATGATACCAATttcaaaacataaataattacaGGATTCATCATCAATCTTAATTTCCGAATCCTCAAACTACACAAATGTTGACACCAAACATACAACTACACCCATGTACAAATTACTGAGACATGCGCACCCCCGGCCTCCGACTCATCTAGCTTGGTTTTCGTAGTCTTCAGAAATGTTGAACAAGAATTGTGGTAGAGAAGCTATATATCCTAGGGTGATTAAGCAGCAGCTCTCCAACCGAGTCTTTCCTTGACATGGACGACGCCTGGTTGGGGCCAGAGACATCTTCAGGTTCCTCGTTATGGACGTCACCAACTCCAGCTCTCTTTTCCGTAGAGAGAAAGCCATCACTACTCGATTCATCTCCTCCCTTTTGCAACAATGACAGATTAAGGTTGTTGTCCCTTTTAAGCTGCACGCTGGAACCTGCTGGGGCATCATTATGAAGGAGGCAACAAAGAGAATCGACCCTGAACATGAGAGATTTCTCATCCGAGGCTGGCAAGTGTTGGGTTTCACTAAACAAGCACCGTTTTATGTCATCCAAGATTTGAAGACTCTTCCATTCCTCACTCGAGATAGTAGGATTGTCAGACGTACCCTGTTCTAATATCCTATTCTCGAGATGGCTCACTAGGTCGCTCATCGACATAGACGAGTTGAGACCAGGAGCCTTGATCTGATCCCAATTGCTGAATTTCTTCAGTTGATCAATTCTGCTATTTTTGATATCCTCGACTGTCAGTGTTCCCATAGCTGTGTAAATATATAGGTTGTGCAAGATTAAATTCTTGTATCTAATTCAACTTCGTCTCTTTGGAATAACATTTACAACTAACAATAGAAAATTAACAACCTTTAAATATCACATAAAtaatcacaaaagaatatgtTCTCCTGAGTTACGAACGAGCCAGAAATATTTAGAATCTCTCACCGTTATCATCAACAAGTAACATTACTAACCTCTGTTCGTCGAATCTATCAATGGAATGACCAATTCGATCGTCGAAGGCAGACTTGCTTGATCGGCGATTCCAGATACTGATCGAGGGTTCGTCGACTAGCGTAGAAtcacaaataataaatatactacgattatcagtattgaaattgaaaataaacCGATACCTATAATGAAATCCCATTGATATGAATTAAGATTTGGTATGGATTTGGAAGGGGAGTGATTGTAGGGATTATATGAATCTTGCTGAATTGTGTTTAACAGTGTTTTTACTTGATTGACCTTTTAGAACGAAATATATCTTAATTCGAGCTAAAAAATTATTTCAGTAATTATACTAACTTTAAATCTCGTCCCTTAATCAATTATGATCTAACGAACAAGGGTCCGTCTCCTTTCTCTATCTAGGGGGCTGTTTTTGTTGAagccaaccctatatatatatatatatatatatatatatatatataggggtgcgctTCAATGAGACCCTTActtttcgtgagacactgagatctttatttttgaataaatataacatatatactgataaacaatgcagtatatactgatgaataacgaaatttaaaatatttcgcttcctccaggattcgaaccctgagaaaaaaattcgtcatctaggtacaatatcagtcataggattgataaaataaacgtccGAGATCGTGTCTAAGATCTTACTAAAAATAGAGGGTCTCATAGGAGcactcccatatatatatatatataggggcgcgctccagtgagaccccctatttttcgtgtaacatgagtacaatgaataagatatataatactaatgaacaaaacgtatatctaatgaacaagatgtatatactgatgaaaaataaaatttaaaaaattcgtaatgaataagacatatatactgatgaacaggccgtatatactgatgaacaatgcagtatatactgatgaataacaaaatttaaaatattctgctccctccaagattcgaaccctgcgaaaaaaaaaatcaccctccagatacaatatcagccataggattgataaaataaacgcaccagatcgtgtcctagatttcactaaaattagggggtctcattggagcggccccctatatatatatatatatatatatatatatatatatataggaagggctaccgtgaaaacacttcttaaaataaaaataaaaatgtttttcaatgtacgaattttatgtagaatacgtatgaattcatccatcaaggttacgaattgtgaaaaataaatttttgctacctttgagattcgaactcaggaccacgaatttatccaacaggattacaaatcaaccgtagatcttgatgatctaatggctgaaaattggttatatattatattttaataagtgcttttattttagccctctcatatatatatatatatatatatatggagaggttcaagaaagaaccataaataaaaaaagaacggagaactattttcaaccattcgattatcaagatctacggttgatgtATCAACTTGTTGGATggatgcagatcctgggttcgaatcctgaaggaagcaattttttttttttttttagttcattaattttaacagcgaatgcattaatttttacagtgaatgcattagatttgatggttctcacaaataatgtagttctctctagaaccacacacatatatatatgaaccattttcagtccttagataatcaagatctacggttgattcatcaccttattggatgaattcatggttccgagttcgaatctcataggtagcgaAAAATTTATTGTTCataattcatacagttacacaacaaattcatacgtgttctacatagaattcatacattttaggtaAAACgtgtatgaattcgttgtgtaaatgTATAAACtgcgaaaattaattttttgctatttatgggattcgaacctaggatcatgaattcatctaaAAAGATGATAAATTAActgtagattttgatgatctaaagattgaaaatagttcatattttatattttaaaatatatttttattttagtccactcttatatatatatatattgatgtaACACGATTATAGTATTATAAATTCACAAAACAATATCTCCAAACAAAAACCCCATATCTCATATTGACCTAAAGCTGTCAATTAGTGAAAATAATTACTCAAATCTAAAATGAGTCATGCTACAAAATCAGTCTAGGTTCTAGAATTTTGAATTTGGAAACAGCCAGCTGTACTTAAGTATTTATCGTTAAACGACTCTACTTTAAGTAATACTTCCCTAAATCTTATAGTGAATACTGGCTTTACCAAACCGTCATCAATTTTTTTGATAAGCAATGCCATACcttaatttatagtattattttactttttaaatgaTAAATCTTTCATCATAAATATAGCTATTTGCGCTTAATCTCAACCCTCAACCGTAAAGTAATTGCTTGTTTGGTTGTTTCGTAAGAGGACGTTTACTctacatgattgataaaataaataattgagtatttttatttttagagaGTGTTTACCTTGAAGGATtaatcttgatagataaaaatactAAAGCTAATTAATCCCTTATTTACTTTGttgattgaaaatttgaaatattccaaagctcttaattatttttatcatttaaacttgttttgtttgattttcttATCCTATTAAAAGGATGAGATTGAAATAATCCTACTattgaagataaaaatattcaatcatccattttatcaatcatgaaaagtaaacgTCACCTTAAGAATAGAATTACTCCAATCTCACTCTTTCGATGAgataaaaatcaagcaaaactagcttaaatgataaaaacaatcaaggaccttgggatatcccaaagtttcaattcaataaagtaaacaagggattagtcttactatttttatctatcaaaactaatccttcaaagtaaacgctAAGAATCAAACAATATTAGtttgaatgataaaaataatcaagggccttggaaTATCTTAAAGTTTCAATTCAACAAAGTAAACAAGAAATTacccttactatttttatctattagggGCGTGTTTGGTTTTGGGTAAGGGATTAGTCAGTATAGTTAGTAAACTAGATTATTAGCATGGATAaatatgtgttactaatattgGTTGGTTGTTTGCTATTATGGTTAATTAATCATGATTTTCGTTTGGTATCCATATTTCTAGGTTAGATAAGTTTAAAAATGGACACAATTGCAAGGCCGTATTAATTATCCTGTGTAATCCGAGGGGGGGGGGTATTAATTATCCTACGTAATCCGAATTTTTAGCTCAAGGCCTTCACATATTGCAGGGCCGTCCGCATAAGTGTTATAGAATACCAAACTCTTTAGTACTCTGTATTAACTTAACTAATATGCtgtaaaattcaaaatcaaacacgccctaagggtgcatttactttgatggatcaATTTATCCATAAAAAAGAATggctaataaaaatttataccttTAAATATCTCTTTCCTTTTCCCATATTTTACACAAAACAGAAGTTTATTaatttttcttccttattttcacttaatggatgaataatattatccctccatagGAATAATATTGTCCATctttaaagtgaaaataaggaaggaaaaatatttttgcGTCAAATATTGGAAACATTTAAAgtcataaatttttgttatccatcattttccatagataaatttatccaatACTCCTTATTAATGATATCACTGCATATTATAACAGTAAAAGTAAGATATTGTATCATTAGATACCATAAATATGAAAGTTAGATAGTAAAATACACAGGATTAATCAAAGTTGTATACTCCATGAGAAGCTGTTTCCTACAACAATCTCtatagaaacaaaaataaaagttgtGTGTAATTATTTaggagaagaagagaagagatTATAAACTGATAGCATTAAAGATAAAATAGAGTAAAGGGGAGGTGATGATAGCAGGAAATTAATGAAGggggtggaaaaagaaaaaggaaatgaaagaaaagagaatgGGGATTGGGAGAGTGTGGTTGTGATGATGGGCTACGTCGGTTCGGACCAATCCATACCATCATTGCGAATCTTTGGGAGGGGCGAGCCCCCCCTCAGCATCATACCCAAAATGCCCTCGTCGAAATCCCGAGACTGCCCTCCTCCTCTCATCATTCACATGACGCCATCACCCCTGGCCCCAAAAGAGAGCTAATCATCATAATCATGGAAAAATGGTAACAACAACATTAAAAATCCTTTCCTTGCCCACACAACCCTTCCCTCCCACACATGCATGATTATTGTGGCAGTGTGTTTCCCTTCTGTCtttctccctctcactctctctctacgTGAATTTTCCCTCTCTTTTTACTTTTCTCCACTATATATATTCAGCCGCTGTGCCTCTCATTTGTCACACTTCTACAAAActtcctttctttctttttactgccatttcaagaagaaaaaggCTCTTCTCGTCCAACAACTCTTCTTCCTCTCCTTCCAAAAGGTGATCTTTTTAGAAAAGCTACAATAAGAGAGGCccaccccctctctctctctctctctctctctctcttaatatatatattatctctGTCgttatacttatatatatatattctttcacCAAGGAAGTTAGGCAAAAGGCTTGTACATGGCTGCGTTTTTCTAGTAAACCTTATGAAGTTTGGTTTGTTATCCTTGTTTCCCACCAACAAACCAAAATCTCAACTACTCTGCATGCtgcaacacacacacacacacatagatgAACAGAGAGTGAGTAACACCAGTATGCTCTCTGTTTTTTCTTACATTTTCTCATCAAACGTTTTTCCACTCTCTCTGATCTTCACAGTTTGTGCTCAAAACCATGGCTTTTACCCTTTTGTGGCACATTAATGCCATCTTTGTCCTTATAAATACTTTATTCTTGTCTTAGCGGCATTCGACAAAAGCAAGAATCCATTTTTAATTGAGTGCATATTTGGACTACCTTATATTCTTACACCCTTTTGTCTAATTTCACTAACacgacaaaaaaaatataaaaattatcgtAATAATCATATTATATTTGCTTTGGCAATGATGATTGTCTGACTCGTGCACTCAATTTCTacagaaaatggaaaagctgAACTCGAAATTGTACTTGGAGAACTGCTACATCATGCAGGAGAATGAGAGGCTGAGGAAGAAGGCTGAGCTTCTCAACCAGGAGAATCAGGCTCTCCTCACTGAGCTCAAGCAGCGCCTCGCCGCGGCCGCCGCCGTCGGAGCTCCCATCCCTGATCTCAATATGtccacctccgccgccgccaccacctctAAGGCCCCCAAGAAAAACAAGAAATGAGATTGGAGGCGGAGGCCCACCAATAATATGTTTTGCTCATCATTAGCGTCCTTCAAGAATTATAGTTTAAAGGAGAATTGGTAGTCCAAATGCTTTGTCTCAATTAAGTCTCTGTCGTCagtagataaaaaaaatatcgtGTCGATTAAGTGTCCTTTTATCGCGTCTTGTTGTTTATCAATctataaatcaaaatttagTAATGGAATAAACATATATCTTAATATTTCTGGGATCCAACTGCCATTCGCATGatcaattaatttatttcttattttgtcACAATGCGAGGAACAAATGATTCATGCAAACTCATAACAGTAACTACTATATCCGAGTTACTATGCTCGTAATTCATTTGGTATAAACTGGTTGTCTTGATATATTAAAGTAATTTATGTGTTATATAAGATTAACAGCTGTTGGAGAAACAGGGGAGTATTTTACGAATATTTTTAGGACGTTTAGTTACAGTATTTTGGCGTTACGAGTTTGAATGTAACGAAtagttttaacttttaagaTTGAGTTAGTAGCAGTAGTGTGATTTAGGATGAAATTGTGAATGATCCAAGTTCATGAGATTGTATTTATTGCATAACTTTTGTAGTTTTCTCcattagattaaaaaaaaattagactgtgtaattatttattgtagttTTCTGTAATCCAATAATTATGGTCTTTGCTCTGTTTCTGCTTAGAATGTCTGAACAAATAGAGTTTCTTAACAGTAGTGTAAAGgctcatactccctccgtcccaatattgttggccacattttgtttcggcacgggaattaaggagttgtagattagtattttaagtgtgtgggtaatatagtataaaagtaataaagtaggagagagaaggtgataaagtatgagagagaaggtaataaaataataaagtaggagagagaatgtgataaagtaggagagagaatgtaataa is a window encoding:
- the LOC130996588 gene encoding uncharacterized protein LOC130996588 encodes the protein MSMSDLVSHLENRILEQGTSDNPTISSEEWKSLQILDDIKRCLFSETQHLPASDEKSLMFRVDSLCCLLHNDAPAGSSVQLKRDNNLNLSLLQKGGDESSSDGFLSTEKRAGVGDVHNEEPEDVSGPNQASSMSRKDSVGELLLNHPRIYSFSTTILVQHF
- the LOC130996589 gene encoding uncharacterized protein LOC130996589 isoform X1, with the translated sequence MIIVAVCFPSVFLPLTLSLREFSLSFYFSPLYIFSRCASHLSHFYKTSFLSFYCHFKKKKALLVQQLFFLSFQKKMEKLNSKLYLENCYIMQENERLRKKAELLNQENQALLTELKQRLAAAAAVGAPIPDLNMSTSAAATTSKAPKKNKK
- the LOC130996589 gene encoding protein LITTLE ZIPPER 3 isoform X2, whose protein sequence is MKFGLLSLFPTNKPKSQLLCMLQHTHTHIDEQRKMEKLNSKLYLENCYIMQENERLRKKAELLNQENQALLTELKQRLAAAAAVGAPIPDLNMSTSAAATTSKAPKKNKK
- the LOC130996589 gene encoding protein LITTLE ZIPPER 3 isoform X3, translating into MEKLNSKLYLENCYIMQENERLRKKAELLNQENQALLTELKQRLAAAAAVGAPIPDLNMSTSAAATTSKAPKKNKK